A genomic window from Oncorhynchus masou masou isolate Uvic2021 unplaced genomic scaffold, UVic_Omas_1.1 unplaced_scaffold_3937, whole genome shotgun sequence includes:
- the LOC135534760 gene encoding E3 ubiquitin-protein ligase TRIM9-like produces the protein GQLSQALNILSDRATEAKEFLVQLRNMVQHIQPTDGPGRPLLVTSGWGTLKENGVEFEACLVAQCDALIDALNRRKAQLLTRVNKEHEHKLKVRRHFGSSPGDFLPAG, from the exons ggCCAGCTGTCCCAGGCCCTCAACATCCTGTCGGACCGAGCCACAGAAGCCAAAGAGTTCCTGGTtcagctgaggaacatggtgcaGCACATCCAG CCCACTGATGGTCCAGGGAGACCCTTACTCGTGACATCAGGGTGGGGAACGCtgaag gagaACGGCGTGGAGTTCGAAGCCTGTCTGGTGGCGCAGTGTGACGCCCTCATCGACGCCCTGAACCGACGCAAGGCCCAGCTGCTGACCCGCGTCAACAAGGAGCATGAGCACAAGCTGAAGGTGAGACGCCATTTTGGATCAAGCCCAGGGGACTTCCTGCCTGCGGGATAG